In Antechinus flavipes isolate AdamAnt ecotype Samford, QLD, Australia chromosome 3, AdamAnt_v2, whole genome shotgun sequence, a genomic segment contains:
- the SLITRK6 gene encoding SLIT and NTRK-like protein 6 produces MKLWIHLLYSALIASASLQSPPALLPVRGSCDSLCSCEEKDGLLLINCEERGIKTLSQINVPPSRPFHLFLLKNGLTTLHTNDFSGLTSAILIHLGFNNIVDIEPGAFNGLGLLKQLHINHNSLEILKEDTFHGLENLEFLQADNNFITVIEPSAFSKLHRLKVLILNDNAIEFLPPNIFRFVPLTHLDLRGNQLQTLPYVGFLEHIGRILDLQLEDNKWVCNCDLLQLKTWLENMPPQSIIGDVVCNSPSFVKGSVLSRLKKESICPTPPVHEEYEDPSGSLHLVVTSSINDGHISTKTTSITKSPTKVPGLVSYATKPSTPLPGPYCPVPCNCKVLSPSGLLIHCQERNIESLSDLKPPPQNPKKLILAGNIIQTLMKSDLVEYSTLELLHLGNNRIEILEEGSFMNLSRLQKLYLNGNHLTKLNRGLFLGLHNLEYLYLEYNAIKEILPGTFNTMPKLKVLYLNNNLLQALPPHIFSGVPLTRINLKTNQFTHLPASNILDELDLLIQIELEDNPWDCSCDLVGLQQWIQKLSKDVVTDDILCTSPGHLDKKDLKSLNSELLCPGLINSPSQPTHSSFIIVTTPTTTTNTADTILRSLTDAVPLSVLILGLLIVFITIVFCAAGIVVLVLHRRRRCKKKQVDEQMRDSSPVHLQYSMYGHKMTHHTTERPSASMYEQHMVSPMVHVYRSPSFSPKHLEQEEEKNDKDGNDSKHLQRSLLERENNSPLTGSNVKYKATDQTAEFLSFQDASSLYRNILEKERELQQLGITEYLRKNIAQLQPEIEVHYPGTHEELKLMETLMYSRPRKVLVEKTKNEYFELKANLHAEPDYLEVLEQQT; encoded by the coding sequence ATGAAGCTCTGGATTCATCTGCTATATTCAGCTTTGATTGCCTCAGCTTCTTTACAGTCTCCACCTGCATTGTTACCAGTTAGAGGATCTTGTGATTCTCTATGTTCATGTGAGGAAAAGGATGGTTTACTGCTTATAAACTGTGAGGAAAGAGGTATCAAGACATTATCCCAAATAAATGTTCCACCATCAAGACCCTTccatctatttttattaaaaaatggatTGACTACACTACACACCAATGACTTTTCTGGACTTACCAGTGCCATCTTAATACATCTTGGATTTAATAATATTGTGGATATTGAACCTGGTGCATTTAATGGCCTTGGCCTTCTGAAGCAACTACATATTAATCATAATTCTTTAGAAATTCTGAAAGAGGACACTTTCCATGGCCTAGAGAACTTGGAATTCCTTCAAGCAGATAACAATTTCATCACGGTGATTGAACCAAGTGCCTTTAGCAAGCTCCATAGATTAAAAGTcttaattttaaatgataatgCCATTGAGTTTCTTCCTCCAAATATATTTCGCTTTGTCCCATTGACTCATCTGGACCTCCGTGGTAATCAACTGCAAACTTTGCCATATGTTGGGTTTTTGGAACACATTGGCAGGATATTGGACCTTCAGCTGGAAGACAATAAATGGGTCTGCAATTGTGACTTATTGCAGTTAAAAACATGGTTGGAAAATATGCCTCCTCAGTCTATCATTGGTGATGTTGTTTGCAACAGTCCTTCATTTGTCAAAGGAAGTGTTTTAAGTAGACTGAAAAAGGAATCTATCTGTCCTACTCCCCCAGTACATGAAGAATATGAGGATCCTTCAGGGTCATTACACTTAGTGGTGACCTCGTCTATAAATGATGGTCATATATCAACCAAGACAACATCTATTACAAAAAGTCCTACCAAAGTACCCGGTTTAGTATCTTATGCTACAAAGCCATCCACTCCACTCCCAGGACCTTATTGTCCAGTTCCTTGTAACTGCAAAGTCCTTTCTCCATCAGGACTTCTAATTCATTGCCAGGAACGAAATATCGAAAGTTTATCTGATTTAAAGCCTCCTCCACAAAATCCTAAAAAACTTATTTTAGCAGGCAATATTATTCAAACTCTAATGAAATCTGACCTGGTGGAATATTCCACTTTAGAACTGCTTCACTTGGGGAACAACCGAATTGAGATTCTTGAGGAAGGGTCATTCATGAACCTTAGCAGATTACAAAAGCTCTATCTTAATGGTAACCATTTGACTAAATTAAACCGTGGCTTATTTCTAGGACTCCACAATCTTGAGTACCTGTACCTTGAATATAATGCTATAAAGGAAATATTACCTGGAACTTTTAATACAATGCCAAAACTTAAGGTCCTCTATTTGAATAACAATCTACTACAAGCTTTACCACCTCACATTTTTTCAGGAGTTCCCTTGACCAGGATAAACCTCAAAACAAACCAGTTTACACATCTGCCTGCAAGTAACATCCTAGATGAACTGGATTTATTGATCCAGATTGAGCTTGAGGATAATCCCTGGGACTGCTCTTGTGATTTAGTAGGTTTACAGCAATGGATACAAAAACTAAGCAAAGATGTAGTTACTGATGACATTCTCTGTACATCCCCAGGGCATTtagataaaaaagatttaaagtcaTTGAATAGTGAACTTTTATGTCCAGGCCTAATTAATAGTCCATCCCAACCAACCCACTCTAGTTTTATAATTGTCACCACTCCTACAACTACAACCAATACTGCTGATACCATTTTAAGATCACTCACAGATGCAGTTCcactttctgttttaattttggGTCTGCTCATTGTGTTTATAACTATTGTGTTCTGTGCTGCAGGAATAGTAGTTCTTGTCCTCCATCGTAGGAGAAGGTGCAAAAAGAAACAAGTTGATGAGCAAATGAGGGACAGCAGTCCTGTGCACCTTCAGTATAGCATGTATGGTCATAAGATGACACATCATACTACTGAGCGGCCCAGTGCATCAATGTATGAGCAGCATATGGTGAGCCCAATGGTTCATGTCTACCGAAGTCCATCTTTCAGCCCCAAACATCTAGaacaagaggaggagaaaaatgacaaagacGGAAATGACTCAAAACATCTCCAGAGGAGTCTtctagaaagggaaaataattcaCCTCTCACGGGTTCAAATGTGAAGTATAAAGCTACAGATCAAACAGCAGAATTTCTATCCTTCCAGGATGCCAGTTCCTTATATAGAAACATCTTGGAGAAAGAACGGGAACTTCAGCAACTGGGGATCACAGAGTACCTGAGAAAAAATATTGCCCAGCTCCAGCCTGAGATAGAGGTGCATTATCCTGGAACACATGAGGAGCTAAAATTAATGGAGACATTAATGTACTCCAGACCAAGGAAGGTGTTagtggaaaagacaaaaaatgagtATTTTGAGCTCAAAGCTAACTTACATGCTGAACCTGACTATTTAGAAGTCCTGGAACAGCAAACATAA